In Amycolatopsis sp. FBCC-B4732, the genomic stretch GTGAACTTCGCGTCGCCGGCCGGCGCGCCCAGCGCCTGCATCATCGCGCCCTGGTCCATGGTGACCTGCACCGGCAGGTTGTCCTTGTTCAGCCACAGCTCGGCCGGGATCTTGAGGTCCTTGCCCTTGAGCTTCTCGTTGATCTGGTCGCGCGCGGCGGCCGGGACCTGGCCGGTGAACTGGTCGATGGCCTTGGCCACGTCGAGCTCGACCTTGTAGTGGTTGACCTGCTCGCCGTTCAGCTCGGTCTGGTCGGACGAGATGATCCGGCCCGCCTTGGAGACCTGCTCCAGGATCTTGCTCGGGTCGCTCTGCTCCGCCGACTGCGAGAGCGCGCTCCCCATCGCCTGCGAGATCGGGTCGGTGCCGTCGGCCGAGATCTTGGCCCACGCCTTGTCGGTGCCCATCTGCTTCTGCTGGTCGGCGGGCAGCTTGAGGTACATGACCTTGTCGACCATGCGCATCTCGGTGGTCTGGCCGGCCGCGGTGCTCGTCATCGAGAACTTCGTGTTCGCGCCGTCGAAGGCCATCGCGCCGGTGGCGCTCATGGCCTGGCCGGCGGCGGAGCCCTCCATGGTGAACTTCGCCGACTTGGACTTCTCGGTGCCCTGCTTCGACGCCGACGCCAGCTGGAACGCGTCGGTGAACGGCGAAGCGAGACCGCTGCTGCTGCCACCGGACTGCGACTGCTCGCCGGCCGGGGCGGCGGTGCCCGTGGTGGAGTTGCCGCTGCACGCCGTCAGCGTCAGAACCAGCGCGGCACCGGCCGCGACCAGGGTGGTCTTGCGCATGTACATCCCCTCAGGATTGGATCTTCCGCTGGGCATATCGCCCGAACGGGCGAATCATTACCTCTGTGACGGTGACGATCCGCGTTCGGTTCCCGGTTGCCTCAGGACTCCGTGGGCCGGGTCACGTCGTGGCCGCCCCGCGAGGCCAGCAGGCGCCGCAGCGACGCGAGCCGCTCGGCGCTCGCCGTGCCGTCGGTGACGACGTCGTCGAGCGCGCAGCCGGGGTCCTCGGGCGGGCCGAGGTGCCCGCAGCCCGACGGGCACTCCTCGGCGGCCGCGGCGAACTCCTCGAAGGCGTCGACGATGTCGTCCGCGGTGACGTGGGCCAGCCCGAACGAGCGCACGCCGGGCGTGTCGATCACCCAGCCGCCGTTCTGGAGCGGCAGCGCCACCGCCGCCACGGACGTGTGCCGCCCCTTGCCGACCGAGCTGACCACGCCGACGGCCAGCCCGGCGGCGGGTACCAGCCGGTTGACCAATGTCGACTTGCCGACCCCGGAGTGGCCGACGAGCGCCGTCACGCGGTCTTTCAGCAGCTCGTCGAGGCCCTCGGGCTGCTCGTCGAAGCGGCTGACGATCACCGGGACGTCGAGGCCCGCGTACCCGGCCAGCAGCTCGTCCGGGCTGGCCAGGTCGGCCTTGGTCAGGCACAGCACCGGCTCGACGCCGCCGGCGTAGCAGGCGACCAGGCAGCGGTCGATGAAGCCGGTGCGCGGCGGCGGGTCGGCCAGCGCGGTGACGATCAGCAGGCGTTCGGCGTTGGCGACGACCAGCCGCTCGTACGGGTCGGTGTCGTCGGCCGTGCGCAGCAGCGAGCTCGTGCGTTCGTCGACCCGGACGATCCGCGCGAGGGTGTCGGGCTTGCCGGAGACGTCCCCGACCACGGCGACGAGGTCGCCGACGACCACCGGCGTCCGGCCCATCTCGCGGGCCCGCATCGCGGTGATCACCCGTTCGGGGTCGGCGTCGATCGCGCAGGTCCAGCGCCCGCGGTCCTTGCCGATGACCATCGCGGAGACGGCGTCGGCGTGCTCGGGACGGCGCTTGCTGCGGGGGCGGGTGCCCTTGCTCGGACGCACGCGGACGTCGGACTCGTCCAGCTTGCTCCAGTCGTTGCGCGCCAAACCTTCGTCCTCTCGTGCACCGGTGCCCACCCGAATGATCCCACGCCGCTCGCCACGGCCCTGGCCTGCGTGTAACGATGGCGTCCCGGATGCAGCCGGCACGAGGAGGTAGGCGCATGTGCGGCCGCTACGCCGCCACGAAGGACCCGGCGAAGCTGATCGAGGAGTTCGAGGCGATCGACCTCACCGAAGGCCACGCGCGCGCGGACCACAACGTCGCGCCGACGAAGAACGTCGTCACGGTGGTGCAGCGGCACCCGCGTGACGAAGACGGCCAGGTCCTCGAGGACGAGCCCGCCGAGCGCTCGCTGCGGATCATGAAGTGGGGCCTGGTGCCCTTCTGGGCGAAGGACC encodes the following:
- the rsgA gene encoding ribosome small subunit-dependent GTPase A; the encoded protein is MARNDWSKLDESDVRVRPSKGTRPRSKRRPEHADAVSAMVIGKDRGRWTCAIDADPERVITAMRAREMGRTPVVVGDLVAVVGDVSGKPDTLARIVRVDERTSSLLRTADDTDPYERLVVANAERLLIVTALADPPPRTGFIDRCLVACYAGGVEPVLCLTKADLASPDELLAGYAGLDVPVIVSRFDEQPEGLDELLKDRVTALVGHSGVGKSTLVNRLVPAAGLAVGVVSSVGKGRHTSVAAVALPLQNGGWVIDTPGVRSFGLAHVTADDIVDAFEEFAAAAEECPSGCGHLGPPEDPGCALDDVVTDGTASAERLASLRRLLASRGGHDVTRPTES
- a CDS encoding LppX_LprAFG lipoprotein, with the protein product MRKTTLVAAGAALVLTLTACSGNSTTGTAAPAGEQSQSGGSSSGLASPFTDAFQLASASKQGTEKSKSAKFTMEGSAAGQAMSATGAMAFDGANTKFSMTSTAAGQTTEMRMVDKVMYLKLPADQQKQMGTDKAWAKISADGTDPISQAMGSALSQSAEQSDPSKILEQVSKAGRIISSDQTELNGEQVNHYKVELDVAKAIDQFTGQVPAAARDQINEKLKGKDLKIPAELWLNKDNLPVQVTMDQGAMMQALGAPAGDAKFTMKYSDWGTQVDVTAPPAEQVVDLGELMKKAGR